In a genomic window of Amblyomma americanum isolate KBUSLIRL-KWMA chromosome 4, ASM5285725v1, whole genome shotgun sequence:
- the LOC144130180 gene encoding uncharacterized protein LOC144130180: MRSIDPTATVESVQSRWRNLKDTYRRKLKDIEMERRSGAGVLPKSRCWVHLERMRFLKDQMEARHGHSSMEVVNEDIDAHARPGSPAAADDFTPDASFEDIFLSPDLPQPTNSQPMALNEEQGSASQFVCVTAQNGPPQPKKRKRVQEEPDAVNARLILCEVHYWHTSQQMPTSIFCSP, encoded by the exons ATGCGATCAATCGACCCCACAG CCACAGTAGAATCCGTACAAAGCAGATGGCGGAATTTAAAAGATACATACCGCCGAAAACTTAAGGATATAGAAATGGAGAGAAGAAGTGGCGCCGGAGTCCTACCGAAGAGTAGGTGCTGGGTGCACCTAGAAAGAATGCGGTTCTTAAAGGACCAAATGGAAGCTCGCCA TGGACACAGCAGCATGGAGGTGGTGAATGAAGACATAGACGCCCACGCACGGCCAGGATCACCAGCTGCGGCCGATGACTTCACACCAGACGCTTCTTTTGAGGACATCTTTTTGAGTCCTGACTTGCCGCAGCCCACCAACTCTCAGCCTATGGCTCTTAATGAAGAGCAAGGCTCGGCGAGCCAATTTGTGTGTGTTACTGCACAGAATGGCCCGCCTCAGCCCAAAAAGCGAAAGAGAGTCCAGGAAGAGCCGGATGCTGTAAATGCACGGCTCATTCTGTGCGAAGTGCACTACTGGCACACAAGCCAGCAGATGCCGACGAGCATTTTTTGCTCTCCTTGA
- the LOC144130181 gene encoding uncharacterized protein LOC144130181 translates to MKVGLAVQFFREAPSAIRYLIKEKVLDIEAETTAWFLELVSRWYALMSSRHPSVALSLHDVAKHHRALETLNLALNTFQGMSMGSTSQWKPSQAGLLISTTVVLRLQDILLNSEGYSFLLTSRLLQDCLENLFSVVRLRKPVPDAYDMKCALKLVCISQFLHTPSTTSYSVDDSEYLVDLLSNGKRELAEAEVKEIDDSEVLFIEALTSTECSILFHIAGFLVKGILKAINNCEQCKATLLGSSDAENAYLTRLKEYLENGDNLHYPSPEVMKVLKSCEEHFKGITEWAESLLTMKSPVQAVITYLRQMVPFNVETCQVRNEIIQKLLYSTYARTRLRIHLRQLEEKKDNGHASKTCAGVSLP, encoded by the coding sequence ATGAAAGTCGGACTTGCCGTGCAATTTTTCAGAGAAGCTCCCAGTGCAATCCGATACCTCATCAAGGAAAAAGTGCTGGACATAGAGGCAGAAACAACAGCTTGGTTTTTAGAGCTGGTATCAAGATGGTACGCATTAATGTCGTCGCGTCATCCATCTGTTGCCCTAAGTCTGCACGATGTGGCGAAGCATCATAGAGCTCTGGAAACTCTAAACCTGGCTCTAAACACCTTTCAAGGGATGAGCATGGGCAGCACGTCTCAGTGGAAGCCATCGCAGGCGGGCCTCCTGATCTCCACAACGGTCGTGCTTCGCCTGCAAGACATTCTTTTGAACTCGGAGGGCTACAGCTTCTTACTCACCAGCAGGCTGCTACAAGATTGCCTTGAGAATCTTTTCTCTGTGGTTCGTCTCAGGAAGCCTGTCCCAGACGCCTATGATATGAAATGCGCACTGAAACTTGTGTGCATAAGCCAATTTTTGCACACGCCGTCTACCACCAGCTACAGTGTTGACGATTCTGAGTACCTGGTTGACCTTCTGTCAAACGGGAAACGTGAACTCGCTGAAGCCGAGGTAAAGGAAATCGATGACTCGGAGGTTCTTTTCATTGAAGCGCTAACATCGACTGAATGCAGCATTCTGTTCCATATTGCCGGATTCCTCGTTAAAGGTATTCTGAAAGCCATAAATAATTGCGAGCAGTGCAAAGCTACTCTGCTCGGTTCTAGTGACGCTGAAAATGCATATCTCACAAGGCTGAAGGAGTACCTCGAAAATGGCGACAACCTGCATTACCCCAGTCCTGAAGTGATGAAAGTGCTGAAGTCGTGCGAGGAGCATTTTAAGGGCATCACAGAATGGGCGGAAAGCCTTCTAACTATGAAATCTCCAGTGCAGGCTGTGATAACATACCTAAGACAAATGGTTCCGTTTAATGTTGAAACATGCCAGGTTCGCAACGAAATCATTCAGAAGTTGTTATACTCGACCTACGCTCGAACGAGGCTGCGAATTCACCTGCgacaactggaagaaaaaaaagacaatggaCATGCAAGCAAAACGTGTGCTGGCGTCAGCTTGCCGTGA